One genomic window of Nicotiana sylvestris chromosome 10, ASM39365v2, whole genome shotgun sequence includes the following:
- the LOC138879341 gene encoding uncharacterized protein: protein MFDGTGDPKVHLRTYCDKLVGVGKDEKICMKHFMRSLKGDALSWYISQDPKKWSNWVRMAFDFMDRFRFNTENVPDVFYIQNLKKKPTETFREYATRWRSKAAKVRPDLEEEQMNRFFVRAQDPQYYERLMLIEGQKFSHIIKLQERIEEGIKSGMVTNFKALQSTNKALQSGGTSKKRDLYERLKSTSYVTPIPTINLENSSQWVNPNKTCVYHSSMKGHTIDECHSLKDKIQALIDNKIIVAKEPTPNVCNNPLLDHKGGGVHMIEIQDDWDPKG, encoded by the exons ATGTTTGATGGAACAGGGGATCCCAAAGTCCATTTGAGGacctactgcgacaagctggtcggagtagggaaggatgaaaagatTTGCATGAAACactttatgagaagtctgaaaggggatgctctatcttggtacattagccaagacccgaagaagtggtcgaattgggtaCGTATGGCGttcgatttcatggacagattcagattcaacacggagaatgtgccagatgtgttctatatccagaacttaaagaagaagcctacggagacattccgcgagtatgctactcgttggagatccaAAGCTGCCAAAGTAAGGCCGGATTTGgaagaagaacagatgaataggTTTTTCGTtcgggctcaagacccacaatattatgagaggttgatgttgattgaaggCCAGAAATTTTCTCACATCATTAAGCTACaggaaaggatcgaagaaggtattaaaagtggtatggtcacaaactttaAAGCATTACAGTCCAcaaacaaggctctacagtctggtggcacgtctaagaaaagggat ctgtatgaaaggctcaaatcTACTAGTTACGTCACCCCTATCCCTACCATAAACCTCGAAAActcctcccaatgggtcaacccaaacaaaacctgtgtataccattccagcatgaaggggcataccattgatgagtgccactCTCttaaggataagatccaagctttaattgacaacaagatcattgtggcaaaggagcctactccgaatgtctGTAATAACCCTCTActagaccacaagggtggaggtgttcacatgattgagatacaagacgattgggaccccaaagggtag